The DNA segment ATATACACCATGGGTGATCGACCCTATGCATTAGAGATGGCTAAGCTGCTTGATCCTCAAGGAAAATACTTCAATGCAAAGGTGATTTCTCGAGATGATGGCACTCTAAAGCATCAGAAGGGTCTTGATATTGTGTTGGGCCAAGAAAGTGCTGTTGTAATTCTTGATGATACAGAACAAGCATGGGCGAAGCATAAAGATAATTTGATTCTGATGAAAAGATACCACTTTTTTTGTTCAAGTTGCCGGCAATTTGGTATCAATTGCAAATCTTTAGCTGAATTGAAGAGTGACGAAGATGAAGCTGAAGGAGCACTTAATAAAATCCTTAAAGTTCTTAAGCAAGTCCATTATAAATTCTTTGATGAACTTAAAGAAGATATAGCTGAAGGAGATGTAAGCAGATTTTGAAATCAGTTCGAAGGGAAGTCTTGGGCGGATGTGATTGTTTTCAGCCGTATCTGCCATGGAGTATTACCATCACTCCAGAAGATGGCTGAGCAGTTGGGAGCCACTTGTTTAATGGAACTTGACTCCTCCGTGACACATGTGGTGGCTACTTATGCCGGAACCGAGAAGGCCCGGTGGGCAGTGAAAGAGAAGAGATTTTTGGTTCATTCCCAATGGATAGTGGCTGCAAATTATTTTTGGGAGAAGCAACCTGAGGAGAGCTTCGTCCTcaagaaaaagcagtagtaaCTAGTAACTTTTCTTGTAGCATCACACACTTTGCTGTGTTCATATTGTGCATATGGGTCAATACTCTATGGatacaattttataaatattatatttaaataatttaaataaataaatccccAATTATGAACGTACATTATTCCCTGTCACTTGTCTATGCAACTAATAAATTCATAAAAGTGGTAGGAATTTTATCATGATTGGTGAGAAATCCTGAGCCATGTTATGTTGTCTGGGAAGtgggagaaaaaaataaattaaaaattgaagagAATCTTATCCACAAGTTCCACCAGTGAAGTCAATGGTGTTATTCCTAGTCTCAAGTCGTCCTCTtctctagttctcatatctatAACATTAGTCTAGTCTCAAACATCCTAGTACAAATCAGAATCAATATTCATCGTTGCAATTTACAATGATGTCTAAAGACATTACTAGTTTTGATCCAAAACAAGCATCATTGCCCATATCATACCCACTCAAGACATTGAAGGAGCTTGAGTCTCGCTCCTACTTAGACTCCTTTCACTACCCTTTCAACAAAGCCTCTGTTCCCCTTATTCAAACtccaacttcttcttctaaCCGTGGCAAAATTCTAGTGTGCCATGACATGGCTGGTGGGTATTTGGATGATAAGTATGTCCAAGGAGGGACCAATTCTGATGCCTACTCCTTGTGGCATTGGTATCTAATTGATTCCTTTGTCTACTTTTCTCATAATCTTGTCACTCTTCCTCCTGTTACTTGGACTAACACTGCTCATCGCCATGCTGTTAAGGTATGCAtgcatattttcatttttatatggTTATTTACGTGCATCTATCTAACAGTTTAAACTTTtgagataaataattttatgatatatagtattaaaattttttatgactaAAAGATTTAGAGTTCGATCTTTATTGTTTTCAAGTACTATTTACATGTCCGTGACTAAcagtttaaaaaaaagattttctagaataaaacaattataatgtcataaaataagagaatttgattcctattaaatttataataatttactaTCTTAATTTAAAGATGATTagactcatttttttattttactaactttctatttttaaaagacTTGATCCAATCGTTTAAACTTTTGAGATGAGTAATTTCAAAAAgctcattaatttttattacataTTTGACTCATTTGCTTAAGTAAATTTCattgtttagttagttagtaCTACTCAATATTGTTTACTTGTGAGTTGTGACATAATATTAGTGGCCACATAACAATTAGCTTATAAGGTAAATTGGTTTTAGAATTTAGCTTGATTGATCAGAGATTAAATGGTGTATTGTACATATGAATTCTTCAGAGACTTATAAGTTGGGCTTTGATGATTTTGATTATAACTAAAAATGTGTTGTAGGTTTTGGGAACTTTCCTTACcgaaggagaaggaggaagggATGTTTGTAATGAACTGCTTTCAACAAAGGAGTCTGCTCAAATCTATGCAGAGCGTTTGGCAGAGCTTGCTTCTCATTTAGGCTTCGATGGATGGCTGGTAAAATTACATTTTTGTCCTCTCAAATTATGCCATATTACACACCTATGACTTAACCTTTTCATGATATACTTGGCATTTAACCTTTGGAGTTTGGAGTAATTTATCCCTATCTAATTTGATAAGTTATTTTTCTTCACATTCATGATACctattttattaggaaaatGAGTTTAGGGCTTAAACAACACTATATGGTGATGTTGTGTcaacattttttttagaaataaatacaCACAAAAAATTCTCCTTCATCATGCATATTTTTGCTAGGAAACTGAAACATAAttgttttttgaaaatctttgactGGAGTAATAACTTTTTTTGGTAATCTATTCAATAATTTATATAGTAGTACTCAAATTATTGCAGCTAAATATGGAGATAGACTTGGACAGTGTTCAGATTCCTAATCTGAAAGAGTTTGTCAACCATTTAACATTAACCATGCATTCTTCGGTGCCTGGATCACTAGTAATTTGGTGAGTATTAATATCAAGGTGTAAAGATCAccatttcttttgattttcttcACATTAATTAATGATGCTGCCTAAAATTGATGCTCATACTTTAGTTTTCATATTCATGTAGGTACGACAGCGTTACTGATGATGGTAGCTTAAATTATCAGAAtcaactaaataaatataataagtcTTTCTTTGATATATGTGATGGAATATTTTCCAATTATTCCTGGGAGGTAATGCTTATGCTCATACAATACATTATGatgtttaagtttttttttttttttgctctttTTTAACCAAATAATACCATGCAGGAAAACTATCCAAAACTTTCTGCTGATGTTGCTGGTGATAGAAAGTATGATGTTTACATGGGGATTGATCTATTTGGAAGAGGCACATTTGGTGGTGGACAGTGGAATGTATGTGTCAACTATCTCTCACTTTAGTCCAATACCAAAATATCTTGAGTATGTGTTTGGACGATGAATCTTGAGAAAATTCGTGCAAGATATATGCAGAATCCTACATGAATATGATTTAAATTACATTCTTTATAAGCCTGCATGTCCTTAAGAGGGACATTTTAGGACCTGCCACAGCTTTAAACTTAATCTGAGAGCTGGACTGTAacattagatatattttttccCTTCAAAGTTAATATTGTGCACGCATTACAGTATATGAatttctcttattattattatatatctgTTTTAATGTGTTTATACTATGGTACGTTTCAGACAAATTTTGCTCTTGATGTGATAAAAAAAGCAGATGTCTCTGCAGCAATATTTGCTCCTGGATGGGTTTATGAGACTAAGCAAGAACCAAATTTTGAGACTGCTCAAAATAGGTAACATTTTGTTAACTGTTTTTTTATACTACCATAAGTTAATACATAGTAACTTACTATTTTTGGGCTGTTTGTAATAAAGTGTCAAGAATTTAATCTGTATGCAGATGGTGGGGTCTTGTGGAAAAATCATGGGGACTAGTGAGAAAGTATCCAGTAACACTACCCTTCTACTCAAATTTTGATCAGGTTAATCAACAACTCAGTGCATAAATATCTCGCATTAACACAGGATCCGAAAAACGGTTATACCCAAAGAATGTAATATAAACAACTGAACTTTATAATTGTATCTATGGCTGATTCCACAGCTTGAACTCGTGACTTGAAAATCACAT comes from the Arachis duranensis cultivar V14167 chromosome 7, aradu.V14167.gnm2.J7QH, whole genome shotgun sequence genome and includes:
- the LOC107496982 gene encoding cytosolic endo-beta-N-acetylglucosaminidase 1, producing the protein MMSKDITSFDPKQASLPISYPLKTLKELESRSYLDSFHYPFNKASVPLIQTPTSSSNRGKILVCHDMAGGYLDDKYVQGGTNSDAYSLWHWYLIDSFVYFSHNLVTLPPVTWTNTAHRHAVKVLGTFLTEGEGGRDVCNELLSTKESAQIYAERLAELASHLGFDGWLLNMEIDLDSVQIPNLKEFVNHLTLTMHSSVPGSLVIWYDSVTDDGSLNYQNQLNKYNKSFFDICDGIFSNYSWEENYPKLSADVAGDRKYDVYMGIDLFGRGTFGGGQWNTNFALDVIKKADVSAAIFAPGWVYETKQEPNFETAQNRWWGLVEKSWGLVRKYPVTLPFYSNFDQGRGNHITVDGINISNATWCNLSSQGLQPQLMFDDSTVNSIQVLVDLTEKSYSGGANITFQGTLKAKSYFQKTIFQAELLLTKLPLRVTYSVKSDSNSLLGLVLNVTSTINENVSILSAPQEMVNHLSQKFDKIVPTTEQDGSSTEWIMHEFTIDMNGYTLTEIRAMCYRQDHELTLNSRRLGHDLVTDYSAILGHVTITPSEYKPSFPISNSWLVNGEYIDLKSSPKGDSKLLSVKISWKLKEEKDYSVFSHYNVYMENESKVKEYIGVAHVNSFYVSELEVPSATSSFKFIIQVCNVDGTNQKLDESPYYQLEV